Proteins from a single region of Punica granatum isolate Tunisia-2019 chromosome 8, ASM765513v2, whole genome shotgun sequence:
- the LOC116188613 gene encoding uncharacterized protein LOC116188613: MALSFIWNLQNFWPFSRRKLDGLKVSDDLVRKLPIPDHTKQFVFAIREPESQSVVYILSAQSLSERSASDAECLIKSLRPDAVVAQVGHVGANEVEAEEHGFDDQVYDPVPTSAFAVLKRCFVDKVNKEKYESAAGNFVLREIFGISFHGNFFAAKKAAEEVGSSFLMLQSPFVKYSMEDASSGEIDGGNSFGGLISSLAPQRVGSMVSSSLRRFSLTDVQAQMVKIVSSYMNISALDTNSGSNLGSVAVLPESGYEPPPFAQSIYPLLEDLHSLFKDIPCMGRALAHAQKMLFHVNRGEVVDSRVVSEVCSFRVAVEGLRIALNSTGRLPSIKIGSSGISEKVEFSELPFEDKAQVLFAQALRGQARKFKTTVAVVDASALAGLRKHWNTPVPKEVKDLVGQIVMSAEDDGESLSHKKQLLYSSPVVAVGAGATAAFGVSSLSKVVPASTYLKFMTFNFSAPLKIFFSQTHKVITLALGKSIGPSKLAAPGLASSVGKSSALKAVLSAEKIRAVTHGVIASAEKTSISAMRTSFYQIMRKRQARPIRALPWATFGCSFVTCAGLLVYGDGIECAAESLPSAPSIASLGRGIQSLHKASQAVRQTESGRIQKSIESLMYRLKKVKIQ, encoded by the coding sequence ATGGCTCTCTCTTTCATTTGGAATCTGCAAAATTTCTGGCCCTTCTCGAGGAGGAAGCTTGATGGACTGAAAGTCTCGGATGACTTGGTCCGGAAGCTTCCAATCCCTGACCATACGAAGCAATTCGTGTTTGCTATTCGGGAGCCGGAATCCCAGTCTGTGGTTTACATTCTCTCTGCCCAGAGCTTGTCGGAGCGGTCTGCTTCAGACGCAGAGTGCTTGATCAAGTCCCTCCGGCCTGATGCTGTCGTGGCGCAGGTGGGCCATGTGGGTGCAAACGAGGTCGAGGCTGAGGAGCACGGATTTGATGACCAAGTTTATGATCCTGTGCCCACTTCGGCATTTGCTGTCCTCAAGCGATGTTTCGTGGATAAAGTCAATAAAGAGAAGTACGAGAGTGCTGCTGGGAACTTTGTTCTCCGAGAGATTTTTGGGATCAGCTTTCATGGGAATTTCTTCGCGGCCAAGAAGGCTGCGGAGGAGGTTGGCTCCTCATTCCTGATGTTGCAGTCTCCTTTTGTTAAGTATTCGATGGAGGATGCCTCATCTGGTGAAATTGATGGAGGGAACAGTTTCGGAGGTTTGATCAGTAGCTTGGCTCCTCAGAGAGTGGGTTCCATGGTTTCGTCCAGCTTGAGGAGGTTTTCTCTTACTGATGTTCAGGCTCAGATGGTTAAGATTGTGTCCTCTTATATGAACATATCAGCATTAGATACAAATTCTGGTTCAAATTTGGGATCTGTAGCAGTTCTCCCAGAATCAGGCTATGAGCCTCCACCCTTTGCGCAATCCATATACCCTCTGCTTGAGGATCTGCATAGTCTTTTCAAAGACATCCCGTGTATGGGAAGGGCTCTGGCCCATGCACAGAAGATGCTGTTCCATGTAAATAGAGGAGAAGTTGTGGATTCTCGAGTAGTATCTGAAGTTTGTTCTTTTAGGGTTGCAGTTGAGGGGCTGCGAATTGCCTTGAATAGCACTGGTCGCCTGCCTTCAATCAAAATAGGCAGTTCCGGTATATCAGAGAAAGTCGAGTTTTCAGAGCTTCCATTCGAGGACAAGGCACAAGTTCTTTTCGCGCAGGCCCTCAGAGGCCAAGCAAGGAAGTTTAAGACTACTGTGGCAGTTGTGGATGCTAGTGCCTTAGCGGGTCTCAGGAAACACTGGAATACACCTGTTCCAAAGGAAGTCAAGGACTTGGTCGGACAAATAGTCATGAGCGCCGAAGATGATGGGGAAAGCTTGAGCCACAAGAAACAGTTACTATATAGTTCGCCTGTGGTGGCAGTTGGTGCTGGGGCCACGGCTGCCTTTGGAGTATCGTCCTTGTCAAAAGTTGTCCCAGCATCCACCTATCTGAAATTCATGACCTTCAACTTCTCTGCCCCATTGAAGATCTTCTTCTCCCAGACACACAAGGTGATTACCTTGGCCCTTGGGAAATCCATAGGCCCGTCAAAGTTGGCTGCCCCAGGCCTTGCCAGCTCAGTGGGCAAGTCCTCGGCCTTGAAGGCGGTGCTATCTGCGGAGAAGATCAGGGCAGTTACCCATGGCGTCATTGCTTCAGCTGAGAAAACTAGCATCTCTGCCATGAGAACGTCCTTCTACCAGATAATGAGAAAACGTCAGGCCCGGCCTATCAGGGCCCTTCCCTGGGCGACATTCGGATGCAGTTTTGTGACTTGCGCAGGCTTGCTTGTGTATGGAGATGGGATAGAATGTGCCGCTGAATCACTTCCCTCAGCCCCCTCGATTGCGAGCTTGGGGCGTGGGATACAGAGCCTGCATAAGGCTTCCCAGGCCGTGAGGCAGACAGAAAGTGGAAGGATACAGAAGTCGATTGAATCTCTCATGTATAGACTGAAGAAAGTTAAAATTCAATAA
- the LOC116187486 gene encoding RHOMBOID-like protein 8 isoform X2, with the protein MAETTKSDTHVDIKPAHPPRVSFDFIEYPIGEHKAPFFRSGFRQRRDTWIISLFAILHIVAFIWTMAINNCVEKSHGDCAVKVLGRLSFQPLSENPLLGPSASTLDIMGALQRKSLIEHLNWRLFTFPCLHAGFVHLLVNLVSVMFVGILLEQEFRSLRIGMIYVLSGFAGSLFAALFAQGSPQVGASGALFGLLGAMLSGLIWNWKLYTDKLAALAFICFIFVVNFVLGMLPFIDNFASIGGFMSGMLLGFAVLYTPRTTQVAHNKAGLFDYGIKSSARLKQKLDKPIHRIVALLVFVLMFSGCLVAVLRGINLNHYCSWCRSVDCVLSNRWSCNEATSFCQTIVSESQMTLTCVANGNFRVFPFTNVSPARTGDLCSLICS; encoded by the exons ATGGCGGAAACCACCAAATCAGACACACATGTCGATATCAAGCCAGCCCATCCGCCCAGAGTCTCCTTTGACTTCATCGAGTACCCAATCGGTGAACACAAGGCCCCCTTCTTCAGATCAGGATTCCGCCAGCGCCGTGACACCTGGATCATCTCTCTGTTTGCGATCCTCCACATCGTCGCGTTCATTTGGACGATGGCCATCAACAACTGCGTGGAGAAATCGCATGGAGATTGTGCGGTCAAGGTGTTGGGTAGACTATCGTTTCAGCCTCTGTCAGAGAATCCCCTGCTCGGGCCGTCGGCTTCAAC GCTGGACATAATGGGAGCTCTGCAGCGAAAATCTCTCATCGAACATCTGAATTGGAGGCTTTTCACCTTTCCATGCTTACATGCTGGGTTTGTTCACCTATTAGTGAACCTGGTCAGTGTGATGTTCGTGGGGATTCTTCTAGAGCAAGAGTTCAGATCAT TAAGAATCGGGATGATCTACGTTCTCTCTGGATTTGCTGGTAGCCTGTTTGCTGCTCTTTTTGCCCAAGGTAGTCCACAGGTTGGTGCAAGCGGAGCTCTTTTTGGGCTATTGGGAGCTATGCTATCTGGTTTGATATGGAACTGGAAACTCTACACTGACAAG CTTGCAGCTCTTGCATTCATTTGCTTCATCTTCGTGGTCAACTTTGTCCTTGGAATGCTTCCATTTATCGACAACTTTGCAAGTATTGGGGGGTTTATGTCTGGGATGTTGCTTGGATTTGCGGTTTTATATACCCCCAGGACTACACAAGTGGCTCATAATAAAGCTGGGCTCTTTGACTATGGCATTAAGAGTTCTGCCAGGTTGAAGCAAAAGCTCGACAAGCCAATTCATAGGATCGTGGCACTTCTTGTGTTCGTTCTTAT GTTCTCTGGATGTCTTGTAGCGGTCCTCAGAGGCATCAATTTGAACCACTATTGTAGCTGGTGTAGATCTGTTGATTGTGTCCTTTCTAACAGATGGAGCTGCAACGAAGCAACATCATTCTGCCAG ACCATAGTGAGCGAGTCACAGATGACTTTGACATGCGTGGCTAATGGCAACTTCAGGGTATTCCCTTTCACGAATGTTTCGCCGGCAAGGACAGGGGACTTGTGCAGTCTGATCTGCTCTTAA
- the LOC116187486 gene encoding RHOMBOID-like protein 8 isoform X1, whose protein sequence is MAETTKSDTHVDIKPAHPPRVSFDFIEYPIGEHKAPFFRSGFRQRRDTWIISLFAILHIVAFIWTMAINNCVEKSHGDCAVKVLGRLSFQPLSENPLLGPSASTLDIMGALQRKSLIEHLNWRLFTFPCLHAGFVHLLVNLVSVMFVGILLEQEFRSLRIGMIYVLSGFAGSLFAALFAQGSPQVGASGALFGLLGAMLSGLIWNWKLYTDKVNQHSISVFPSVDGKFLCYSRDPVTRVLKPPCWLQLAALAFICFIFVVNFVLGMLPFIDNFASIGGFMSGMLLGFAVLYTPRTTQVAHNKAGLFDYGIKSSARLKQKLDKPIHRIVALLVFVLMFSGCLVAVLRGINLNHYCSWCRSVDCVLSNRWSCNEATSFCQTIVSESQMTLTCVANGNFRVFPFTNVSPARTGDLCSLICS, encoded by the exons ATGGCGGAAACCACCAAATCAGACACACATGTCGATATCAAGCCAGCCCATCCGCCCAGAGTCTCCTTTGACTTCATCGAGTACCCAATCGGTGAACACAAGGCCCCCTTCTTCAGATCAGGATTCCGCCAGCGCCGTGACACCTGGATCATCTCTCTGTTTGCGATCCTCCACATCGTCGCGTTCATTTGGACGATGGCCATCAACAACTGCGTGGAGAAATCGCATGGAGATTGTGCGGTCAAGGTGTTGGGTAGACTATCGTTTCAGCCTCTGTCAGAGAATCCCCTGCTCGGGCCGTCGGCTTCAAC GCTGGACATAATGGGAGCTCTGCAGCGAAAATCTCTCATCGAACATCTGAATTGGAGGCTTTTCACCTTTCCATGCTTACATGCTGGGTTTGTTCACCTATTAGTGAACCTGGTCAGTGTGATGTTCGTGGGGATTCTTCTAGAGCAAGAGTTCAGATCAT TAAGAATCGGGATGATCTACGTTCTCTCTGGATTTGCTGGTAGCCTGTTTGCTGCTCTTTTTGCCCAAGGTAGTCCACAGGTTGGTGCAAGCGGAGCTCTTTTTGGGCTATTGGGAGCTATGCTATCTGGTTTGATATGGAACTGGAAACTCTACACTGACAAGGTAAATCAGCACTCAATATCTGTTTTCCCCTCGGTAGATGGCAAATTTCTTTGTTATTCAAGAGATCCCGTAACTAGGGTGTTGAAACCTCCTTGTTGGCTTCAGCTTGCAGCTCTTGCATTCATTTGCTTCATCTTCGTGGTCAACTTTGTCCTTGGAATGCTTCCATTTATCGACAACTTTGCAAGTATTGGGGGGTTTATGTCTGGGATGTTGCTTGGATTTGCGGTTTTATATACCCCCAGGACTACACAAGTGGCTCATAATAAAGCTGGGCTCTTTGACTATGGCATTAAGAGTTCTGCCAGGTTGAAGCAAAAGCTCGACAAGCCAATTCATAGGATCGTGGCACTTCTTGTGTTCGTTCTTAT GTTCTCTGGATGTCTTGTAGCGGTCCTCAGAGGCATCAATTTGAACCACTATTGTAGCTGGTGTAGATCTGTTGATTGTGTCCTTTCTAACAGATGGAGCTGCAACGAAGCAACATCATTCTGCCAG ACCATAGTGAGCGAGTCACAGATGACTTTGACATGCGTGGCTAATGGCAACTTCAGGGTATTCCCTTTCACGAATGTTTCGCCGGCAAGGACAGGGGACTTGTGCAGTCTGATCTGCTCTTAA